The Penicillium digitatum chromosome 6, complete sequence genome has a window encoding:
- a CDS encoding uncharacterized protein (related to integral membrane protein PTH11): MEPSEYDQVLSDPHQVHERIIGSKLVIALEQCMLFVTWGVKVCLLILYWRITKNLPSNLYVKILAVYVALGFIVIMVTYYAVYCRPFSQYWALPVSNLQCATYQHYSITQAVFGISSDAFMFAIPIPLIIKARLPPRRKVLLLCVMSLGLFTIIAAILNKYFNFASPLTTVYQIWYIRESSTAIIVANMMCWWPLLRKVFGVRDLPYHSTPGWPSRGTNMEIKPYSKTVGSQSCPSFSSTRPFRLPRPGLRSSKQSATSTGNNKARNSSQEAINQSTSEMIEDLDHVDDVPLQVWGKGNERGTDIENIAIQESIAKFELPDHRAEVPFRDRIYCTREFDIRSDSRAGQLSL, translated from the coding sequence ATGGAACCGAGCGAGTATGATCAGGTGCTCTCCGATCCCCATCAAGTTCATGAGCGTATTATTGGAAGCAAACTTGTTATTGCGCTGGAACAGTGCATGCTCTTCGTAACCTGGGGGGTGAAGGTCTGTCTGTTGATACTCTACTGGCGGATCACTAAGAATCTGCCCTCAAACCTCTATGTCAAGATTCTCGCCGTTTATGTGGCGCTTGGTTTCATCGTGATTATGGTCACCTACTATGCTGTGTACTGCCGACCCTTCTCGCAATATTGGGCGTTGCCAGTGTCAAATTTGCAGTGCGCCACGTACCAACACTATTCAATCACACAGGCGGTTTTTGGAATCTCATCGGATGCCTTTATGTTTGCCATTCCAATACCACTTATCATCAAGGCGAGGCTTCCACCTCGCCGGAAGGTGCTGCTACTTTGCGTGATGAGTTTAGGTCTTTTTACAATCATTGCCGCCATCCTGAATAAATACTTCAATTTTGCCTCTCCTCTGACTACCGTGTACCAGATCTGGTATATCCGCGAGTCGAGCACTGCTATCATTGTTGCCAATATGATGTGTTGGTGGCCGCTCCTCCGGAAGGTGTTTGGTGTGAGAGACCTCCCGTATCATAGCACCCCTGGATGGCCATCCCGGGGCACCAACATGGAAATCAAACCTTACTCGAAGACCGTTGGGTCACAGTCTTGTCCATCCTTTTCCTCAACCCGCCCATTTCGTCTCCCTCGACCCGGTTTACGCAGCTCAAAACAGAGTGCTACATCCACCGGAAACAACAAGGCAAGGAACTCTAGCCAAGAAGCGATTAATCAATCTACGAGTGAGATGATAGAGGATCTGGATCACGTGGATGACGTTCCGCTCCAGGTTTGGGGCAAGGGTAACGAACGAGGCACGGATATTGAAAACATCGCAATCCAGGAATCCATCGCCAAGTTTGAACTACCGGATCACCGCGCAGAGGTACCTTTTAGAGATCGGATTTATTGTACCCGTGAGTTTGACATCCGCTCTGACTCCAGGGCTGGACAACTCTCTTTATGA
- a CDS encoding Amino acid/polyamine transporter I, translating to MMVAEKQTALVSETGMGNSTEIDTVRQEAALGHKQELVRNFGLWSVTSLGIVIANSWAATGGTIVTALMNGGPMALLYGLILVSIFYTVISASLAELASSMPSAGGVYYWSTVLDGKYGRATGFFTGYLNACVWLLSASSMSSMLGNEAVAMYLLRHSDVTWCSWQVFLVFQIVNRTCCAIVCLGNRFIPLINQAALILSMTGLFATVVVLAVMPKTYASSSQVWTHYYNMTGGWSDGVCFITGLLNAAFAVGVPGYIRHLSEEGMLTYLFLNFKRR from the exons ATGATGGTCGCTGAGAAGCAAACTGCCCTAGTCAGCGAGACAGGGATGGGGAACAGCACGGAGATAGACACAGTACGCCAGGAGGCTGCTCTGGGTCACAAACAGGAGCTGGTTCGAAACTTTGGGCTCTGGAGTGTGACAAGCTTAGGGATTGTGATCGCCAA TTCCTGGGCCGCAACCGGTGGCACGATCGTGACTGCACTCATGAACGGTGGCCCGATGGCTCTTCTGTATGGATTAATCCTCGTGAGTATCTTCTATACGGTGATTTCGGCCTCACTGGCCGAATTAGCATCTTCGATGCCCTCCGCAGGCGGAGTATACTACTGGTCCACGGTACTGGACGGGAAGTATGGCCGCGCCACCGGATTCTTTACGGGCTATCTCAATGCTTGTGTCTGGCTCCTGTCGGCCTCATCGATGAGTTCTATGTTAGGCAATGAAGCGGTGGCTATGTATTTGCTTCGGCATTCTGACGTCACCTGGTGCTCCTGGCAGGTGTTTCTTGTGTTCCAAATTGTCAATCGGACCTGCTGTGCAATTGTATGTCTAGGAAACCGGTTTATCCCTCTCATTAATCAAGCCGCGCTGATCCTATCGATGACCGGACTCTTTGCAACCGTCGTGGTGCTCGCGGTGATGCCAAAGACATACGCGAGCTCTTCGCAGGTGTGGACGCATTACTATAATATGACTGGTGGCTGGTCCGATGGGGTGTGTTTTATTACAGGGCTCCTTAATGCTGCCTTCGCCGTGGGGGTTCCTGGTTATATCCGTCATTTATCCGAAGAAGGTATGTTGACATATCTCTTCCTAAATTTCAAACGACGATAG
- a CDS encoding Alpha/beta hydrolase fold-3, which translates to MSQQTGYTVLDVQYRLSPENPFPAAINDTEDAINWVLGQPEIFDISKVAISGFSAGANLVLAVSSCVFPPETFSSVLSFYPAVEAFVDPGALAAPDPNGQPIPEFVLRLFAKCYMLSGHDPKDPRISPAYADLDRFPRKILIVTAGYDSLAVEGEKLAARLREKAGRVVVSERMERCNHAWDKMAKKGTYEWDAKEKAYELAVNMLKST; encoded by the coding sequence ATGAGTCAACAGACAGGCTATACCGTGCTCGACGTACAATATCGTCTTTCTCCTGAGAACCCCTTTCCAGCAGCAATAAATGACACCGAAGACGCCATCAACTGGGTTTTGGGGCAACCGGAAATTTTTGACATCTCGAAGGTCGCCATCTCCGGCTTTAGTGCAGGTGCAAATCTGGTTTTGGCTGTTTCGTCCTGTGTCTTCCCTCCGGAGACGTTCTCTTCTGTTTTATCCTTTTATCCGGCAGTCGAAGCGTTCGTTGACCCCGGTGCCTTAGCTGCACCTGATCCAAATGGTCAACCTATTCCGGAATTTGTGCTCCGGCTTTTTGCTAAATGCTATATGCTATCCGGGCATGATCCCAAGGATCCTCGCATCTCGCCTGCATATGCCGATTTGGATCGTTTCCCTCGCAAGATTTTGATCGTGACGGCTGGCTATGACAGTCTGGCGGTGGAGGGGGAAAAATTGGCAGCACGGCTGCGGGAGAAAGCTGGTCGTGTCGTTGTTTCCGAGCGGATGGAAAGGTGCAACCATGCATGGGATAAGATGGCTAAGAAAGGGACATATGAATGGGACGCAAAAGAAAAGGCTTATGAGCTAGCCGTGAATATGTTGAAATCTACTTAA